A part of Deltaproteobacteria bacterium genomic DNA contains:
- the msrA gene encoding peptide-methionine (S)-S-oxide reductase MsrA, producing MRAPLLLIVILGFIGLGLGIHYLKGRETVDTKGLQKATFAGGCFWCMEAPFEKLEGVSQVLSGYMGGSKENPTYEEVSSGSTGHLEVVQVFYDPSKISYEKLLEVFWRNIDPTDTEGQFVDKGTQYKTAIFYSDELQRKSAEESKKRLAESGKFEKPIVTSILPAKTFYPAEAYHQDYYKTHPLQYRFYRHNSGRDQFLEKFWKLFSQKKLTPLQYEVTQKGGTEAPFQNEYWDNHREGIYVDVVSGEALFSSKDKFDSGTGWPSFTKPIEEKNVSEQEDHSLSSSRTEVRSKEGNSHLGHVFKDGPGPTGERYCINSAALRFIPKEDLEKEGYGKYLKLFTAYSSEK from the coding sequence ATGAGAGCCCCTCTTCTTCTTATAGTTATTTTAGGATTCATCGGGCTAGGTTTAGGAATCCATTATTTAAAAGGGAGAGAAACAGTGGATACCAAAGGATTGCAAAAAGCCACTTTTGCGGGGGGCTGTTTCTGGTGCATGGAGGCGCCTTTTGAAAAACTGGAAGGGGTGTCTCAAGTTCTTTCCGGTTACATGGGGGGCAGCAAAGAAAATCCTACCTACGAAGAAGTCTCTTCGGGCAGCACGGGGCATCTGGAGGTGGTACAGGTTTTTTATGATCCTTCCAAAATAAGTTATGAGAAATTGCTGGAAGTATTCTGGCGAAATATTGACCCTACCGACACCGAAGGACAATTTGTAGACAAAGGTACCCAGTACAAGACCGCCATTTTTTATAGCGATGAGCTACAAAGAAAATCGGCCGAAGAATCCAAAAAGCGGCTTGCAGAATCAGGAAAATTTGAAAAACCCATCGTCACGTCCATTTTGCCAGCCAAAACTTTTTATCCCGCAGAGGCCTACCATCAGGATTATTACAAAACCCATCCCTTGCAGTATCGATTTTACCGACACAATTCGGGACGCGACCAGTTTTTGGAAAAATTTTGGAAGCTCTTCAGTCAAAAAAAATTAACGCCCCTTCAATATGAGGTGACTCAAAAGGGTGGAACCGAGGCCCCTTTTCAAAATGAATACTGGGACAATCATCGCGAGGGAATTTATGTAGATGTCGTCAGCGGCGAGGCCCTCTTCAGTTCAAAAGACAAATTCGATTCCGGAACCGGTTGGCCCAGCTTTACCAAGCCCATCGAAGAGAAAAATGTGAGCGAACAGGAAGACCACAGTCTTTCCAGCTCGCGAACTGAAGTGCGAAGTAAAGAAGGCAACTCTCATTTGGGCCATGTCTTTAAGGACGGCCCAGGGCCGACAGGAGAACGTTATTGCATCAATTCTGCGGCGCTGCGTTTTATTCCCAAAGAAGATTTGGAAAAAGAGGGCTATGGAAAGTATCTGAAACTTTTTACTGCCTACTCGAGCGAGAAATAG
- a CDS encoding valine--tRNA ligase — MELEKIYEPHEIEKKYSKLWIEQGVSTAKEKASKSYSVVIPPPNVTGTLHIGHALNNTLQDILVRYKRMRGYDTLWVFGTDHAGIATQNVVERQLAQENLTRYDLGREAFISRVWKWKEESGGTIRNQLKSLGASLDWSRERFTMDDGLSKAVREVFVSLYEDGLLYRDQRLIHWCPRCQTSLSDLEVEHEEKNGQLWHIRYFLEGDGDHFLSVATTRPETLLGDTAVAVNPADERYKQFVGQNVVLPFLNRLIPVIADSYVDQEFGSGVVKITPAHDFNDFEVGKRHGLERINILHPDGRLNENAGSFENQDRFAARKQIVKLLEEQGQIEKVEPHKNKVGHCYRCKTVVEPYLSLQWFVKTEALAKPAIEAVKSGKTKFHPGHWEKTYFAWMENIKDWCVSRQIWWGHRIPAWYCGEGHVTVTRHDPKHCATCHSHEITQDQDVLDTWFSSALWPFSTLGWPDKTNLLKSYYPTSVLVTSFDIIFFWVARMMMMGLKFMGEVPFKDVYIHALVRDAQGQKMSKSKGNVVNPLELMDKFGTDALRFTLAAFAAQGRDIKLDEQRVEGYRNFCNKIWNAARFLYSRALPSIPNRKEIDEAQPQTEEDEWILFELSTNCVEKVSQAIEEYKYNVAAYTLYHFVWQVFCDWYIELVKTRLPVEGTPATTEQKACAGFVLNVFDAILRMLHPFMPFISEELWQKLPERPDSIALSEFPKPLSESEQAQYAQAAERTELMKDIVSSIRNIRAETGVNPKEKIRVQIKCSAEIQNELKRLLPRIQELAKISEMSFTQENPKEPASKGLALAGKIVLFIPLSGLIDIEKEKARLQKKFDKVQKDISLLSNKLALPSFIENAPEELIKETQAELESRKRQKEEIEEGLGLL; from the coding sequence ATGGAACTTGAAAAAATTTACGAACCCCACGAAATCGAAAAAAAATACTCCAAACTTTGGATAGAACAGGGCGTAAGCACCGCCAAAGAAAAAGCCAGCAAGTCCTATTCGGTAGTGATTCCTCCACCCAATGTCACCGGCACTTTGCACATTGGTCATGCACTCAACAATACACTTCAAGATATTCTGGTGCGCTACAAACGCATGAGAGGATACGACACCCTTTGGGTTTTTGGAACCGATCATGCCGGCATTGCCACACAAAATGTGGTGGAGCGACAACTTGCCCAGGAAAATTTGACACGCTATGATCTGGGTCGTGAGGCCTTTATCTCGCGAGTGTGGAAGTGGAAAGAAGAATCCGGTGGGACTATTCGCAACCAGCTCAAAAGCCTGGGCGCTTCGCTGGATTGGTCTCGAGAACGCTTTACCATGGATGACGGACTCTCCAAGGCCGTGCGTGAGGTATTTGTTTCTCTTTACGAAGATGGCCTCCTGTACCGCGATCAGCGCCTCATTCACTGGTGCCCCCGCTGCCAGACCTCGCTTTCCGATCTGGAAGTGGAACACGAAGAAAAAAACGGGCAGCTCTGGCATATCCGTTATTTCCTTGAAGGCGATGGCGATCACTTTTTGAGTGTGGCCACCACGCGACCCGAGACCTTGTTGGGCGATACCGCCGTCGCGGTGAATCCTGCAGACGAACGTTACAAGCAGTTTGTGGGACAAAATGTCGTGCTGCCTTTCTTGAATCGTCTCATTCCCGTCATTGCGGATAGCTATGTCGATCAAGAATTCGGCAGCGGCGTCGTAAAAATCACCCCGGCTCACGATTTTAATGACTTTGAAGTGGGTAAGCGTCACGGATTGGAACGGATTAACATTTTACATCCCGATGGACGCCTCAACGAAAATGCAGGTTCCTTCGAAAACCAGGACCGCTTTGCCGCGCGAAAGCAGATCGTCAAATTGCTTGAAGAACAAGGTCAGATTGAAAAAGTAGAACCACACAAAAATAAAGTGGGACATTGCTACCGCTGCAAAACTGTGGTGGAACCCTATCTCTCTCTCCAATGGTTTGTAAAAACCGAAGCCCTGGCCAAACCGGCGATTGAAGCCGTGAAAAGTGGCAAAACCAAATTTCATCCTGGGCATTGGGAAAAAACTTATTTTGCCTGGATGGAAAATATCAAAGATTGGTGCGTCTCGCGGCAAATCTGGTGGGGCCACAGAATTCCTGCCTGGTACTGCGGCGAAGGACACGTAACGGTTACTCGTCATGATCCCAAACATTGCGCCACCTGTCACTCGCACGAAATAACCCAAGATCAAGACGTGCTCGACACCTGGTTTTCCTCCGCCCTCTGGCCCTTTTCTACCCTGGGTTGGCCGGACAAAACCAATCTGCTCAAATCGTATTATCCCACCAGCGTACTCGTTACCAGTTTCGACATTATTTTCTTTTGGGTCGCCCGCATGATGATGATGGGCCTGAAGTTCATGGGCGAAGTGCCTTTTAAAGATGTCTATATCCACGCCTTGGTACGCGACGCCCAAGGGCAGAAGATGAGCAAGTCTAAAGGGAACGTGGTGAATCCTTTAGAGCTGATGGATAAGTTTGGAACAGACGCCCTGCGCTTCACACTTGCAGCCTTTGCCGCTCAAGGCCGTGATATTAAACTGGATGAACAGCGTGTGGAAGGTTATCGAAATTTCTGTAATAAGATTTGGAATGCCGCACGTTTCCTGTATTCGCGGGCTCTGCCCTCTATCCCAAACCGAAAAGAAATCGACGAGGCCCAGCCTCAGACCGAAGAAGACGAGTGGATTCTTTTTGAACTTTCTACAAATTGTGTAGAAAAAGTCTCCCAAGCCATTGAAGAATACAAATACAATGTCGCCGCGTACACGCTGTATCATTTTGTCTGGCAGGTGTTTTGTGATTGGTACATCGAGTTGGTGAAGACGAGGTTGCCTGTAGAAGGGACACCTGCGACTACAGAGCAAAAAGCTTGTGCCGGTTTTGTTTTGAATGTTTTTGATGCCATTTTGCGAATGCTGCATCCTTTCATGCCTTTTATTAGCGAAGAGCTGTGGCAAAAACTTCCCGAAAGACCAGACTCAATTGCCCTCTCCGAATTTCCAAAACCTCTTTCGGAATCCGAGCAAGCCCAGTATGCCCAAGCTGCCGAACGCACCGAGCTGATGAAAGACATCGTCTCCAGCATCCGGAATATTCGCGCGGAAACCGGGGTGAACCCCAAAGAAAAAATTCGTGTCCAAATTAAATGTAGCGCTGAAATTCAAAACGAATTGAAACGCCTGCTGCCCCGCATTCAAGAATTGGCAAAAATCTCTGAGATGTCTTTCACCCAGGAAAATCCCAAAGAACCTGCTTCCAAGGGATTGGCTTTGGCGGGAAAGATAGTTCTGTTTATCCCTCTCAGTGGCCTTATCGATATTGAAAAAGAAAAGGCTCGCCTACAAAAGAAATTCGATAAGGTGCAAAAAGATATTTCGCTACTCTCGAATAAACTTGCCCTACCCAGCTTCATCGAAAATGCACCAGAGGAATTGATTAAAGAAACTCAAGCGGAGTTAGAGAGTCGCAAGCGGCAGAAAGAGGAAATTGAGGAGGGCTTGGGCTTGTTATAG
- a CDS encoding DUF167 domain-containing protein gives MSSKRLNVKVVPRSSKNKVQLLEDGSLKVHLTAAPVEGKANEALIPLLAEYFKVKKSKVSLLVGKNSKNKIVQID, from the coding sequence ATGAGCTCAAAACGATTGAATGTAAAAGTTGTGCCTCGTTCTTCAAAAAACAAGGTGCAGCTTTTGGAAGATGGAAGTTTAAAGGTTCATCTGACCGCGGCACCCGTAGAAGGGAAAGCGAATGAGGCCCTGATTCCGCTACTCGCCGAGTACTTTAAAGTTAAAAAATCGAAGGTCTCTCTTTTAGTGGGTAAAAATTCTAAAAACAAAATTGTTCAGATTGATTAA
- a CDS encoding cytochrome ubiquinol oxidase subunit I, whose translation MVMPFLMISAEWFWLKKKNKSCHDLAKAWSKGVAILFAVGAVSGTVLSFELGLLWPSFMEQAGPIIGMPFSLETAAFFLEAIAIGIYLYGWDRISPRLHLASGFLVGLAGISSGIIVISANSWMNSPAGFEWVNGTAIHIDPLKAIFNKAWFSEATHMTLAAFSATGFAVAGIHAFFLRRNPKNSFHRYALGIALSLAVVASLLQPFSGDLSARDIARRQPLKLAAAESLFKTQKAAPILIGGIPDMKTQESHYGIEIPALLSFLAFDDVEAEVKGLDAFPRENWPPIPVVHYAFQIMVGIGSFLAGVSLLILFLFLFKRTFLFRRAFLGLLAFCTPLGFIALEAGWVVTETGRQPWILYEILKTKDSLTPMPGLIYPFLGITMTYIFLSLAVFFLMLRQFKSISGNGFGSVKERPL comes from the coding sequence ATGGTGATGCCGTTTTTAATGATCTCTGCAGAGTGGTTTTGGCTCAAGAAAAAAAATAAAAGTTGCCACGACTTGGCCAAAGCATGGTCAAAAGGGGTTGCGATTCTGTTTGCAGTGGGGGCGGTTTCGGGAACCGTTTTATCTTTTGAGTTGGGACTTCTCTGGCCTTCTTTTATGGAACAGGCAGGCCCCATTATTGGAATGCCATTTTCTTTGGAAACGGCGGCTTTTTTTCTAGAAGCGATTGCTATCGGTATTTATTTATATGGCTGGGATCGAATCTCTCCAAGGTTGCATTTGGCCAGTGGTTTTCTGGTAGGTCTTGCCGGGATATCCTCCGGGATAATTGTTATTTCAGCCAACTCATGGATGAATAGTCCTGCCGGTTTTGAATGGGTAAATGGAACAGCCATTCATATTGACCCCCTCAAAGCAATTTTTAATAAGGCGTGGTTCTCCGAGGCCACTCATATGACCCTTGCTGCTTTTTCAGCCACAGGTTTTGCTGTGGCGGGCATACATGCTTTTTTTCTGAGAAGAAATCCAAAAAATTCATTCCATCGCTATGCCTTAGGCATCGCCCTTAGTCTTGCTGTTGTCGCATCCTTGTTACAGCCATTCAGCGGAGATTTGAGTGCACGCGATATTGCAAGACGCCAACCTTTAAAACTTGCGGCGGCGGAGTCTCTTTTTAAGACCCAAAAAGCAGCGCCAATTTTAATTGGCGGAATTCCCGATATGAAGACCCAAGAGTCTCATTACGGAATCGAAATTCCGGCGCTTCTCAGTTTTCTTGCCTTTGATGACGTAGAGGCTGAAGTCAAAGGGCTGGATGCCTTTCCTCGTGAAAACTGGCCACCAATACCAGTGGTGCATTATGCTTTTCAGATCATGGTGGGAATTGGAAGTTTTCTTGCTGGAGTTTCATTGTTGATATTATTTTTGTTCTTATTCAAACGAACTTTTTTATTTCGAAGAGCTTTTCTTGGGTTGCTAGCTTTTTGTACTCCGTTGGGTTTCATTGCCCTGGAAGCAGGTTGGGTAGTGACCGAAACAGGACGGCAACCCTGGATTCTCTACGAGATCTTAAAAACAAAAGATTCTCTGACACCGATGCCGGGTCTTATTTATCCTTTTTTGGGCATTACAATGACCTACATTTTTTTAAGTCTTGCCGTATTTTTTTTGATGCTGAGACAGTTCAAATCCATTTCCGGAAATGGTTTCGGAAGCGTTAAAGAAAGACCCCTATGA
- a CDS encoding DUF1016 family protein encodes MPKTKIQSLAVKSSARTFGELISAICQTDEYFSIQANKAINVNLTFRNWVIGYYISEFELHGNDRAVYGKQLFVDLSKQLEKLNVSNCRARQLYYYTSFCKIYPHILRSLTAKFKSHFLETKFIDKKVRSATAKSETDPDQLVSNLSYTHLEQLISLDDPNKRTFYEKECIRGQWSVRELKRQINSLLFERTGLSKNKKKLLSLTQKKSETSSLELSIRDPYIFEFLKLKAKEVMGESNLESALLNKLQEFILELGHGFCFEAQQKRINIGGEYFFVDLVFYHRILKCHILIELKVDGFKHKHLGQLNTYVGYYDKHEHSKGDNPPIGILLCTKKNHALVEYALAGMNNKLFVSKYQVELPKKKEIEKFLESALEEME; translated from the coding sequence ATGCCTAAAACTAAAATACAATCTTTAGCAGTAAAATCTTCCGCACGCACTTTTGGAGAGCTAATTTCTGCTATTTGTCAAACTGACGAATATTTTTCTATCCAAGCTAATAAAGCGATTAATGTAAACCTTACTTTTCGCAACTGGGTGATTGGATATTATATTTCTGAGTTTGAGTTACATGGAAATGATAGAGCAGTATATGGAAAACAATTATTTGTAGATTTAAGTAAACAGCTTGAAAAGTTAAATGTTTCAAATTGTCGTGCGCGGCAACTTTATTACTATACTTCCTTTTGCAAGATTTATCCGCATATTTTGCGGTCACTGACCGCAAAATTCAAAAGCCATTTTTTAGAAACAAAATTTATAGATAAAAAAGTGCGGTCAGCGACCGCAAAATCAGAAACAGATCCTGATCAATTAGTGAGCAATCTTTCATACACTCACTTGGAACAACTTATTTCTCTAGATGATCCCAATAAGCGCACTTTTTATGAGAAAGAATGTATTCGTGGTCAATGGTCAGTCCGTGAATTAAAACGTCAAATCAATTCTCTCCTTTTTGAAAGAACTGGCCTCTCGAAAAATAAGAAAAAACTTTTATCTTTGACGCAAAAGAAGAGCGAAACAAGTTCGCTTGAACTTTCCATCCGTGATCCCTATATCTTCGAATTTTTGAAACTGAAAGCAAAAGAAGTCATGGGTGAATCCAATCTTGAATCTGCTCTACTCAATAAATTGCAGGAATTTATTTTGGAACTGGGTCATGGTTTTTGTTTCGAAGCCCAACAAAAGCGAATCAATATTGGTGGGGAATATTTTTTTGTAGATTTAGTTTTTTACCACCGAATTCTTAAGTGTCATATTTTGATAGAGCTAAAAGTGGATGGATTCAAACACAAACATTTGGGTCAGTTGAATACTTATGTGGGCTATTACGATAAGCATGAGCACAGTAAAGGTGACAACCCTCCCATTGGGATTTTATTGTGTACTAAAAAGAATCACGCCCTAGTGGAATACGCTTTGGCGGGGATGAACAATAAATTATTTGTGTCAAAGTATCAGGTGGAATTACCCAAGAAAAAAGAAATTGAAAAGTTCTTGGAGAGTGCTTTGGAGGAGATGGAGTAG
- a CDS encoding DUF3828 domain-containing protein produces MKFKRYYFLILSLLLFPLHSFALDTHEALQFVKDFYQIYHFPSKNPLPYQTVFNKKKNVLAPELRKALEEDMQAQSKVSGEIVGLDFDPFLNGQDPAENYQAGQVKLKGRTFWVEMFEVRNGKKSSKPSFWVETEMQNGSWRISNFHYVTDIPENENLFSILEVLKKDRQKSKSK; encoded by the coding sequence ATGAAATTTAAACGGTACTATTTTCTGATCCTCTCATTGTTGTTATTTCCACTTCATTCTTTTGCACTGGATACTCATGAGGCGCTTCAGTTCGTCAAAGATTTTTATCAAATTTATCATTTCCCCTCCAAAAACCCTCTCCCTTATCAAACAGTTTTTAACAAAAAAAAGAACGTTCTTGCTCCAGAGCTTAGAAAGGCCCTTGAAGAAGACATGCAGGCTCAGAGCAAGGTAAGCGGTGAAATCGTGGGATTAGATTTTGATCCTTTTCTCAATGGCCAGGATCCCGCTGAAAATTACCAGGCAGGACAAGTAAAATTAAAGGGTAGAACTTTTTGGGTAGAAATGTTTGAAGTGAGAAATGGCAAAAAATCTTCCAAACCTTCTTTTTGGGTAGAAACCGAAATGCAAAATGGATCTTGGAGGATTAGCAATTTTCATTATGTTACAGATATTCCTGAAAATGAAAATTTGTTTTCTATTTTAGAGGTCCTGAAAAAGGATAGGCAAAAATCTAAAAGCAAATGA
- a CDS encoding aspartyl protease family protein, whose translation MGLTHVTVRLRPLSETKDYYEDDFLVDTGATDSMASGALLKKAGLTVKGRTAYELANGQLIEYDFGVATIEFMGEMTAGRIIFGPDGVEPILGVTALESVGIMVDPANKTLKRLPAIPLK comes from the coding sequence ATGGGACTTACACACGTTACAGTTCGCCTGCGTCCGCTTTCAGAAACAAAGGATTACTATGAAGATGATTTTCTGGTGGATACGGGTGCAACAGATTCCATGGCCTCGGGAGCCTTGTTAAAAAAAGCGGGCCTTACCGTAAAAGGAAGAACCGCTTATGAATTGGCAAATGGGCAGCTCATCGAATACGATTTCGGTGTTGCCACTATAGAGTTCATGGGTGAAATGACTGCAGGCCGAATCATTTTTGGTCCCGATGGGGTTGAACCTATTCTGGGTGTCACGGCATTGGAATCGGTTGGCATTATGGTGGACCCTGCAAACAAGACCTTAAAAAGATTGCCTGCAATTCCCTTGAAATAG
- a CDS encoding cytochrome d ubiquinol oxidase subunit II — protein sequence MTIWIAVLFLAASLYLYFFLGGADFGAGALQFFIRGKHRDKCQEIIGQAMGPVWEANHIWLIIATVILLAGFSKMYSQMSIYFHIPLILLLLGIVCRGTFFAFQQYDSVHDKFKEYYSEAFSISSLITPIMFGMIIGGMVLGRLNPAASTYTEKFVFPWLNIFSFSIGFFLLSLFVFVASIFLIGECQAMDLKKYFSRMAFLANILTVFAGGLVFLAAQFDGLPLFPLYFYNLPALLCLLAVIGSLYFMWKYLSVQAVWPSRILAGFQLALIFLAWSLVFFPTFLRYKGGSTLSIFEAAAPPQVLFPLVLSLICGAAFFLPALFYLFRIFKIRSFQK from the coding sequence ATGACCATTTGGATTGCAGTGTTATTTTTGGCGGCCTCTCTCTATTTGTATTTTTTTCTGGGAGGGGCGGACTTTGGAGCGGGGGCCTTGCAGTTTTTTATTCGGGGAAAACACCGCGACAAATGCCAAGAAATCATCGGTCAGGCGATGGGTCCCGTTTGGGAGGCGAATCATATATGGCTTATTATTGCCACTGTCATTTTGTTAGCCGGCTTTTCAAAAATGTATTCTCAAATGAGTATTTATTTTCATATCCCTTTAATTTTGCTGCTGCTGGGAATTGTATGCAGAGGGACATTTTTTGCCTTTCAACAATATGATTCCGTGCATGACAAGTTTAAAGAATATTATTCTGAGGCATTTTCTATCTCCAGTTTAATAACTCCCATCATGTTCGGTATGATTATAGGAGGCATGGTTCTGGGAAGGCTCAATCCCGCAGCCTCTACCTACACCGAAAAATTTGTGTTTCCATGGTTGAATATTTTTTCATTTTCAATCGGATTTTTTTTATTAAGTCTCTTTGTCTTCGTGGCGTCCATTTTTTTAATTGGAGAATGTCAGGCGATGGATCTTAAAAAATATTTTAGTCGAATGGCATTCCTTGCAAATATTTTGACTGTCTTTGCAGGTGGGCTCGTTTTTCTAGCCGCACAGTTTGACGGGCTCCCCTTGTTCCCGCTTTATTTTTATAATTTGCCAGCACTTCTTTGTCTTCTGGCGGTCATAGGTTCTTTGTATTTTATGTGGAAATATCTTTCAGTTCAGGCGGTGTGGCCTTCGCGTATCTTGGCGGGTTTTCAACTTGCCCTAATTTTTTTGGCTTGGAGTCTGGTTTTCTTTCCCACCTTTCTTCGTTACAAAGGGGGCTCCACCCTCTCAATATTTGAAGCAGCAGCACCGCCGCAAGTTTTATTCCCCTTGGTGCTTAGCCTTATTTGCGGAGCCGCTTTCTTTCTGCCGGCTTTATTTTATTTATTCCGAATTTTTAAAATAAGATCATTTCAAAAATAA
- a CDS encoding methionine adenosyltransferase — protein sequence MSFNRQLFTSESVTEGHPDKIADQISDSVLDAILSQDPKARVACETLVTTGFALVAGEITTTAQVDYISTARQTIKDIGYDDSAKGFDYHTCGVLVSLDKQSPDISQGVTEGEGLFKEQGAGDQGLMFGFACDETSELMPMPISFSHKLTRRLSEVRKNGTLNYLRPDGKSQVSIEYQDKKPIRIDTVVLSTQHDEKVSYETLKEGILEEVIKKALPANLLDAKTRYFINPTGRFVVGGPQGDCGLTGRKIIVDTYGGMGRHGGGAFSGKDPSKVDRSACYMARYIAKNIVASGAATRCEVQVAYAIGYPEPVSVLVDTFGTEKVNPEKIAVSVREIFPLTPAGIIKTLDLLRPIYRPTAAYGHFGRSEASFSWEKTDKAEALKKALGI from the coding sequence ATGAGTTTTAACCGACAATTATTCACCAGTGAATCCGTCACTGAAGGTCATCCTGATAAAATTGCCGACCAGATTTCGGATTCTGTTTTAGATGCCATTTTAAGCCAGGATCCCAAGGCGCGTGTCGCCTGTGAAACCTTGGTCACCACCGGCTTTGCCCTCGTCGCCGGAGAAATTACCACCACTGCTCAAGTGGATTACATCAGTACAGCCCGCCAAACCATCAAGGATATTGGTTACGACGATAGTGCCAAGGGTTTTGATTATCATACCTGTGGCGTTTTGGTTTCTTTGGATAAACAATCTCCCGATATTTCCCAGGGTGTCACCGAAGGCGAAGGCCTCTTCAAGGAACAAGGCGCCGGAGACCAGGGGCTCATGTTCGGCTTTGCCTGCGATGAAACCTCCGAACTCATGCCCATGCCCATTAGTTTTTCTCATAAATTGACTCGCCGACTTTCTGAAGTTCGTAAAAATGGAACCCTGAATTATTTGAGACCCGATGGAAAATCGCAGGTCAGCATCGAATATCAGGATAAAAAACCCATTCGAATCGATACCGTAGTGCTCTCGACTCAACACGATGAAAAAGTAAGCTACGAGACCCTCAAAGAAGGCATCTTGGAAGAAGTCATCAAAAAGGCCCTGCCCGCAAATTTGCTGGATGCTAAAACCCGTTATTTCATCAACCCCACCGGTCGTTTCGTCGTGGGTGGACCTCAGGGCGATTGCGGCCTTACCGGTCGAAAAATTATTGTGGATACTTATGGCGGCATGGGAAGACATGGCGGCGGTGCCTTCTCGGGGAAAGATCCTTCGAAAGTAGACCGTTCGGCCTGTTACATGGCCCGCTACATCGCTAAAAATATTGTGGCCTCGGGTGCTGCCACGCGCTGCGAAGTACAAGTCGCCTACGCGATTGGATATCCGGAACCGGTGAGTGTATTGGTGGATACCTTCGGGACTGAAAAGGTAAATCCTGAAAAAATAGCGGTGTCCGTGAGAGAGATTTTCCCTCTCACTCCCGCTGGAATTATCAAAACTTTGGACCTACTCCGACCCATTTACAGACCTACTGCTGCTTACGGACATTTTGGGCGCAGCGAAGCCAGCTTTAGTTGGGAGAAGACTGATAAGGCGGAGGCCTTGAAGAAGGCCTTGGGAATATAA
- a CDS encoding flippase-like domain-containing protein, with protein MKQFLQKIKTLLPWIMAGLIFVYLFKKIPPDKVLEALKQVHLLPFIAYSFFYFLLIYYFDSYSLAKVISKFCVPITLKEILGPRAVSYQLSLLNYNAGQASLAYFLKRNKNASFFKALGALLFVMIIDLYWVICFALVGSFSIQLHYNSLDVSKAVQRFALLFLLGMLVHLCFWRQWLGRLFKAHIHFKWADWIRGRHLFQTFHHATVKDYITLALYRFPMHFVIISSLYPAVKCFDAHISLFNILTTIPIVLLISVVPITPGGMGSVQMATIEFLKDKISGPVFQNPNLSPEQILFALSLLWMLGNYFFKALSGFVFMKKVQGSFSHEELPGEGKEN; from the coding sequence ATGAAACAATTTCTTCAAAAAATTAAAACTCTGCTTCCTTGGATAATGGCCGGGCTGATCTTCGTTTATCTCTTTAAAAAAATTCCCCCGGACAAGGTTCTGGAGGCCCTCAAGCAGGTGCATCTGCTTCCCTTTATTGCCTACTCCTTTTTTTATTTTTTACTCATCTATTATTTCGATTCTTATTCTCTGGCCAAGGTCATCAGCAAATTCTGTGTGCCCATCACCCTCAAGGAAATTCTAGGACCAAGGGCCGTGAGTTATCAGCTCTCCCTGCTCAACTACAATGCTGGTCAGGCCTCGCTGGCTTATTTTTTAAAAAGAAACAAAAATGCCTCCTTCTTTAAAGCCTTGGGGGCCCTGCTTTTTGTGATGATTATTGATCTTTACTGGGTGATTTGTTTTGCCCTCGTGGGAAGTTTTTCCATCCAGCTCCATTACAATTCCCTGGATGTCTCGAAGGCGGTTCAACGCTTTGCCCTTTTGTTTCTCCTCGGGATGTTGGTCCACCTCTGTTTTTGGCGGCAGTGGTTGGGGCGCCTCTTTAAAGCGCATATTCATTTTAAGTGGGCCGATTGGATACGCGGGCGGCATCTGTTTCAAACCTTTCACCATGCCACGGTAAAAGATTATATCACTCTAGCCCTCTATCGTTTTCCCATGCACTTTGTGATCATTTCCTCGCTCTATCCTGCGGTAAAATGCTTTGATGCCCATATCTCACTTTTTAATATTTTGACGACAATTCCCATTGTCTTACTTATCAGCGTGGTTCCTATCACCCCCGGAGGCATGGGCAGTGTACAAATGGCCACCATTGAATTTCTGAAAGACAAGATCTCGGGGCCTGTTTTTCAAAATCCAAATCTAAGCCCAGAACAAATACTTTTTGCCCTTTCCCTGCTTTGGATGTTGGGAAATTATTTTTTCAAGGCCTTGTCTGGTTTTGTTTTTATGAAAAAGGTGCAGGGCTCGTTTAGTCACGAAGAACTGCCTGGTGAAGGGAAGGAGAATTAA